The following coding sequences are from one Methanohalophilus halophilus window:
- a CDS encoding GxxExxY protein, with amino-acid sequence MQSTDLLIFFGIIVLIITVSLFSKSGSNSSINKKHNKPKYENKSPNLNTNTSSTYTSDEMFNNVVNFLQNEVVLRRGKTKNEKDYQDDLYQRMSVLTERYGYEVDYESTNNRHRVDFSIDDRIGIELKVHHGGTLVKKQLFNQITDYAKYYDMIIGLVLNKNDKDTNEELKNDIKSKLLEQNVISEDNYKIVVIDI; translated from the coding sequence ATGCAATCAACAGATTTATTAATATTTTTTGGAATTATTGTTCTTATTATTACAGTATCTCTTTTCAGTAAATCTGGTTCTAATTCATCAATCAATAAGAAACATAATAAACCAAAGTATGAAAATAAATCTCCAAACCTGAATACTAATACATCTTCAACATACACTTCTGATGAGATGTTTAATAATGTGGTTAATTTCCTTCAAAATGAAGTTGTATTAAGACGTGGTAAGACAAAGAATGAGAAGGACTATCAGGATGATTTATACCAACGTATGAGTGTCCTGACAGAACGATATGGATATGAAGTTGATTATGAATCCACAAATAATAGACATAGGGTTGATTTTTCCATTGATGATAGAATTGGAATTGAGCTAAAGGTTCATCATGGTGGCACATTAGTTAAAAAACAATTATTCAACCAAATTACTGATTACGCAAAATATTACGATATGATAATTGGACTTGTATTGAATAAAAATGATAAAGATACAAATGAAGAATTGAAAAATGATATTAAATCAAAACTATTGGAACAGAACGTAATATCAGAAGACAACTACAAAATTGTTGTAATAGATATTTGA
- a CDS encoding FecCD family ABC transporter permease has translation MEYYCKKYEDEVETLPEKYRSYIGRKVSFILISILLTGTIFLYSLSVGNADLTIFDITRTILGMPTELTHSKSIIWNLRIPRAIAAIIAGVALSISGVVLQSILRNPLGSPYTLGISHAAAFGATLSILAGTRNWLPMLDLPYMTTLFAFAFSLISTLTILAIAKYKNATPEVLILVGVALSSLLTAATMLLQFFADDSELPEIVFWTFGDLGRAYWESIYIMGFITLLSSAYFLYNRWNYNAIDAGDEVARGLGVNVDRVRLTGMLVASLTTAAAVSFLGIIGFVGLVCPHIARRFVGDDQRFLIPSACIVGAVLLLASDVAARLIIAPYVLPVGIITAFMGAPLFLYLLIRGYSH, from the coding sequence ATGGAATATTACTGCAAAAAATATGAGGATGAAGTGGAGACACTTCCTGAAAAGTACAGAAGTTACATTGGCAGAAAAGTTTCCTTTATCCTCATTTCAATATTGTTGACCGGCACAATATTCCTGTATTCCCTTTCAGTAGGCAATGCCGACCTTACAATCTTTGACATAACCCGCACGATACTTGGAATGCCAACTGAATTAACACATTCCAAATCAATTATCTGGAATCTGAGAATACCCCGTGCTATTGCTGCAATAATTGCAGGTGTCGCCCTTTCGATATCAGGGGTCGTATTGCAATCCATCCTGCGCAATCCTCTTGGATCTCCCTATACACTGGGAATATCCCATGCAGCCGCTTTTGGAGCCACACTTTCAATCCTGGCAGGTACACGCAACTGGCTGCCGATGCTCGATTTGCCTTACATGACAACGCTTTTCGCTTTTGCTTTTTCCCTGATATCAACTTTAACAATCCTGGCAATTGCAAAATACAAAAATGCAACCCCGGAAGTGCTTATACTTGTTGGAGTGGCATTGAGTTCATTACTTACAGCTGCCACTATGTTGTTACAGTTTTTTGCAGATGACTCGGAACTACCGGAAATAGTGTTCTGGACATTCGGAGATCTTGGAAGGGCTTACTGGGAGAGTATCTACATAATGGGGTTTATCACACTGCTATCTTCAGCCTATTTCCTCTATAACCGCTGGAATTATAATGCGATTGATGCAGGAGATGAGGTAGCCAGGGGACTGGGAGTGAATGTTGACAGAGTGCGTCTGACAGGAATGCTTGTGGCATCACTGACAACTGCAGCAGCTGTGTCTTTTCTTGGGATAATAGGATTTGTTGGACTGGTGTGCCCGCATATCGCCCGCCGGTTTGTAGGAGATGACCAGCGCTTCCTGATACCTTCTGCCTGTATTGTAGGTGCGGTTCTTCTGCTTGCTTCTGACGTTGCAGCACGCCTGATAATTGCACCCTATGTACTCCCCGTAGGAATAATTACTGCATTCATGGGGGCACCTTTATTCCTGTATCTGCTTATCCGGGGGTATAGCCACTAA
- a CDS encoding ABC transporter ATP-binding protein, protein MLKIRELQFDYKKREVLKEIEFDLKPGEVLTILGPNGVGKTTLLRCINTILAPKSGSIIVEGENVLELPRIEIAKRLGYVPQNTEPSRLTAFDAILLGRRPHIEWGMKEKDMKITRQVISDMGMEELALRYIDEMSGGELQKVSLARALVQQPRILLLDEPTSSLDLKNQLGILNTVVEVARKEHVSAVITMHDINLAIRYSDRYVLIKDGEVFAHGKEEVITPENIEAVYGVKVTIGEVNGYRVIVPVE, encoded by the coding sequence ATGCTCAAAATAAGAGAACTTCAGTTTGACTATAAAAAAAGGGAAGTACTCAAGGAAATTGAATTTGATCTCAAACCCGGGGAAGTACTGACAATCCTGGGACCTAATGGTGTAGGGAAAACCACATTGCTTCGATGTATCAACACAATTCTTGCTCCAAAATCCGGAAGTATAATTGTAGAAGGGGAAAATGTTCTGGAACTTCCCCGTATAGAAATAGCAAAAAGGCTCGGCTATGTTCCCCAGAATACCGAACCCAGTCGTCTGACAGCATTTGATGCGATATTACTGGGGAGGAGACCTCACATCGAATGGGGCATGAAAGAAAAAGACATGAAAATTACCCGTCAGGTAATATCAGATATGGGGATGGAAGAGCTTGCATTGCGCTACATTGATGAAATGAGTGGTGGCGAACTGCAAAAAGTAAGCCTTGCACGTGCATTGGTGCAACAACCCCGAATACTCCTGCTGGATGAACCCACAAGCAGCCTGGACCTGAAAAACCAGCTGGGTATCCTGAATACTGTTGTAGAAGTTGCCAGAAAAGAACACGTTTCAGCAGTAATAACCATGCATGATATAAATCTGGCAATTAGATATTCCGATCGTTATGTCCTTATTAAAGATGGGGAAGTTTTTGCACACGGAAAGGAAGAAGTAATCACACCTGAAAATATCGAAGCAGTGTATGGGGTCAAAGTGACTATTGGAGAAGTCAATGGCTACAGGGTAATCGTGCCTGTTGAGTAA
- a CDS encoding ferritin family protein has product MLSQIPAILEEIDSEDIDKEILRAAIIAEFDAVNIYEQMAGLTNDDDLRAVLLDIAKEEKLHIAMFQSVLLEYDQEYLEIMADYSLARK; this is encoded by the coding sequence TTGTTATCACAAATTCCTGCAATACTTGAAGAGATAGATTCAGAAGACATCGATAAAGAGATATTAAGGGCAGCTATAATCGCAGAATTCGATGCGGTCAATATTTATGAACAGATGGCTGGCCTGACAAATGATGATGATCTACGTGCAGTACTTCTGGATATTGCCAAGGAAGAAAAACTTCATATTGCCATGTTCCAATCTGTACTTCTTGAATATGATCAGGAATATCTGGAAATAATGGCAGATTATTCCCTTGCCCGCAAATGA
- a CDS encoding ACT domain-containing protein yields MENITQNSIGLILINEKFGICKLKATEKLPEWVLSSSIFSLTRTKEELSVICPENIECEKDWNFFKVKGPLEFDQIGILARISNTLSENEISIFVMSTYDTDYILVKQKNCKAAFYALEAAGMTIEK; encoded by the coding sequence GTGGAAAACATAACACAAAATTCAATTGGCCTTATATTGATAAACGAGAAATTTGGGATTTGTAAACTAAAAGCAACTGAAAAGTTACCTGAATGGGTATTATCTTCCAGCATCTTTTCCCTAACCAGAACCAAAGAAGAACTTTCCGTCATCTGCCCGGAAAATATTGAATGCGAAAAAGACTGGAATTTCTTCAAAGTAAAGGGGCCGTTAGAGTTTGACCAGATAGGCATCCTGGCAAGGATCAGCAATACACTTTCTGAGAATGAAATCAGTATTTTTGTAATGTCAACCTATGATACGGATTATATTTTAGTAAAACAAAAAAATTGCAAGGCAGCTTTTTATGCACTGGAAGCTGCAGGTATGACAATAGAAAAATGA
- a CDS encoding FAD-binding and (Fe-S)-binding domain-containing protein, with amino-acid sequence MSQQIFEFSEQQKKELSDLFGERVNVSRRERHFYNHDVGALPSMAKKLLGKAEPAAIVKLKDEDDVVKLMDFASRYSVPVVPRAGATSGYGGVIPTKGGIIADVGRLNHIYDIDRENLTATVGAGIVWEKLESKLNHVDLSVCALPSSAPAATVGGWLGQNGLGYGSYEYGWSQDTMLSARLVTPEGEVREFQGNDLQKIAGNLGALGIITQVTVKIRPHSQTKAVSASFGNPADLQKALQLIDERNIALWSISFINPGFADMKNRAPQKLHHGEPIILEDTDLPVAYICNFFYPDNRDVAGLEDTIKEAGGSILPEQISKHETGEWFRTMKVKRLGPSFIPAEVVVPQDKVSKVIDEINEKISLPVLIEGMVSRDGEVVLLCFIPHSERSFKFNMAFSLGLSIIKIAEDNGGRMYASGLYFADQAEKVYGERLKQLMDVKKELDPSDIMNPETFTGRGLFTSALSMAGKMEPLMRFVGNMSGVDKTEFKDQKNIPGDIISHAYTCAQCGYCVNECDQYYGRGWESQSPRGKWFFIKEYLAGRDEINQEQTDTFLACTTCELCDVRCQLDLPIENSWLRLRENLVQQRGKMTFPPFEIMAQSLNKERNIWAEYRQGRDEWVPEDLKPKIKEKADYAYFAGCTASFVEKDIAEASARMLSDAGIDFTILGKEESCCGIPMLAAGKWDVFENIMKMNVGNMKKKGVKTVITSCPACWFVWHTYYRQWAEKLGIDYDFEVKHYSEVLAERMDVLEPKLKVPLEKTVTIHDACHMGRAGGIYEPPRKLAKAIPGVEFREMEHNRENGHCCGSVLTLVDEPDVANVIGGMRLKEAEAVGADIMLAACPCCQVQLRVSAQKSNIPVDVQDLGATVARSMGYDIADTTNDALAGWAVFEQMIYLMKPENMTNLMMELMPQMMEAMPSYMRGMMKTVKYVPGMDKLMAPMMPKMMPMLLPSLMPKVMPDMLEAVTRHVQMPDYMEEQLPDLMPKAMENLMPNMLPQIAPLLTPRMIEYIKQN; translated from the coding sequence ATGTCACAACAAATCTTTGAGTTTTCAGAACAGCAGAAAAAGGAACTTTCCGATCTTTTCGGGGAACGGGTCAATGTAAGTCGCAGGGAACGTCATTTCTATAACCATGATGTAGGAGCTTTGCCTTCAATGGCAAAGAAACTCCTTGGAAAAGCGGAACCTGCTGCTATTGTTAAACTCAAGGATGAGGATGACGTTGTCAAATTGATGGATTTTGCTTCCCGCTATTCAGTACCTGTTGTACCCAGAGCTGGAGCTACATCCGGCTATGGTGGTGTGATTCCTACAAAGGGAGGAATCATTGCTGATGTTGGCCGGTTAAACCATATATACGATATTGACAGGGAAAATCTGACAGCAACAGTCGGGGCTGGAATAGTCTGGGAAAAACTGGAATCCAAACTGAATCATGTTGATCTCTCCGTCTGTGCCCTGCCTTCAAGCGCACCGGCAGCAACAGTTGGGGGTTGGCTTGGGCAGAACGGTCTGGGTTACGGAAGTTATGAGTACGGTTGGTCCCAGGACACAATGCTTTCCGCAAGACTGGTAACTCCCGAAGGTGAGGTGCGTGAGTTCCAAGGGAATGATCTGCAAAAGATTGCAGGTAATTTGGGGGCGCTTGGTATCATTACACAGGTCACGGTCAAGATCCGACCACACAGTCAAACAAAAGCCGTTTCTGCAAGTTTTGGGAATCCTGCAGATTTACAAAAAGCTCTGCAGTTGATTGATGAACGCAATATTGCGCTCTGGTCCATATCATTTATAAACCCAGGTTTTGCTGACATGAAAAATCGTGCTCCTCAAAAATTGCACCACGGTGAACCCATCATACTGGAGGATACCGATTTACCTGTAGCTTATATATGCAACTTTTTTTATCCGGATAACAGGGATGTAGCTGGTCTTGAAGATACCATCAAAGAAGCCGGTGGTTCCATCCTTCCTGAGCAAATTTCAAAACATGAAACAGGTGAATGGTTCAGGACGATGAAAGTCAAAAGGCTTGGGCCTTCTTTTATTCCAGCCGAGGTAGTAGTGCCACAGGACAAGGTCAGTAAGGTAATCGATGAGATTAATGAAAAAATTTCGCTGCCTGTATTGATCGAAGGGATGGTTTCCCGGGATGGCGAAGTTGTACTCCTCTGTTTTATTCCTCATTCGGAGAGGTCTTTTAAGTTCAATATGGCATTCTCGCTGGGTCTTAGTATTATCAAGATTGCTGAAGATAACGGAGGCAGGATGTATGCTTCTGGTCTCTACTTTGCTGACCAAGCTGAGAAAGTTTACGGTGAAAGGCTCAAGCAATTGATGGATGTCAAAAAGGAGCTCGATCCTTCCGATATCATGAATCCTGAGACATTTACCGGCAGGGGATTATTCACTTCTGCTCTTTCCATGGCAGGTAAAATGGAACCTCTGATGCGCTTTGTGGGTAACATGTCAGGGGTGGATAAGACTGAATTCAAAGATCAGAAAAACATCCCGGGTGACATAATTTCCCATGCTTATACCTGTGCACAGTGTGGCTATTGTGTAAATGAATGCGATCAGTATTACGGGCGTGGATGGGAATCCCAATCCCCCCGGGGTAAATGGTTCTTTATCAAGGAATACTTGGCCGGAAGGGATGAGATTAATCAGGAACAAACGGATACTTTCCTTGCATGTACTACCTGTGAATTGTGTGATGTGCGGTGCCAGCTGGATCTTCCCATTGAGAATTCATGGTTGCGCCTGAGGGAAAACCTTGTGCAGCAGCGTGGCAAAATGACTTTCCCACCATTTGAGATCATGGCTCAGAGTCTGAACAAGGAACGCAATATCTGGGCGGAATACCGTCAGGGCAGGGACGAATGGGTTCCTGAGGACCTTAAACCTAAAATCAAGGAAAAGGCCGATTATGCCTATTTTGCAGGTTGTACGGCTTCTTTTGTGGAAAAAGATATCGCAGAAGCGTCTGCTAGGATGCTTTCTGATGCCGGAATTGATTTTACGATTCTGGGTAAGGAGGAATCCTGCTGTGGTATTCCTATGCTTGCAGCCGGAAAGTGGGATGTTTTCGAAAACATCATGAAAATGAATGTGGGCAACATGAAGAAAAAGGGTGTCAAAACCGTAATTACTTCCTGCCCTGCATGCTGGTTTGTATGGCATACCTATTATCGCCAGTGGGCCGAAAAACTGGGAATTGATTATGATTTTGAAGTCAAGCACTATTCCGAAGTACTTGCTGAAAGGATGGATGTACTTGAACCCAAACTCAAGGTTCCACTGGAAAAGACCGTTACAATCCATGATGCCTGTCATATGGGACGTGCCGGAGGTATCTATGAGCCTCCCAGAAAGCTTGCAAAAGCCATTCCTGGTGTTGAATTCCGTGAAATGGAGCACAACAGGGAAAACGGACACTGTTGTGGTTCAGTATTGACCCTGGTAGACGAGCCTGACGTTGCCAATGTAATCGGTGGTATGCGCCTGAAAGAAGCCGAAGCTGTGGGTGCGGATATTATGCTTGCTGCCTGCCCATGTTGTCAGGTGCAGCTGCGTGTATCTGCACAGAAGAGCAATATCCCTGTGGATGTACAGGATCTGGGTGCAACCGTGGCCCGTAGTATGGGGTATGATATTGCGGATACTACCAATGATGCTCTGGCGGGCTGGGCTGTCTTTGAGCAGATGATCTATCTTATGAAACCTGAGAACATGACCAATCTGATGATGGAACTGATGCCACAGATGATGGAAGCGATGCCTTCGTATATGAGGGGAATGATGAAAACGGTCAAATATGTACCGGGTATGGATAAGCTAATGGCGCCGATGATGCCCAAAATGATGCCGATGCTCCTGCCCTCCTTAATGCCGAAGGTCATGCCGGATATGCTTGAAGCAGTTACCCGTCATGTCCAGATGCCCGACTACATGGAAGAACAGCTTCCGGACCTGATGCCAAAAGCAATGGAGAATCTGATGCCCAACATGCTTCCACAGATTGCACCGCTTTTGACACCCCGGATGATAGAATACATCAAGCAGAACTAA
- a CDS encoding ABC transporter substrate-binding protein: protein MDSSEPENKGNEGDNGVLTITDSYGRQVVVANEIEHTICIGAGTLRYLCYLGEQDTIVGVEDIEQWKESIESPERPYRIANPQFGDSEKYPYIGAFRGKYDAESILTLNPAPDVIFYSFSNAEDAEKLSSDVGIPVVGLNYGNTGDGNMKQSLQIMGKVMDREQRANEVITFFEEEIAELNERTKDKETPTAYIAGISYRGSHGILSTQPDYPPFEYVNVNNVASKIGKTGEWQGYQVGDDALFNWDSKPGIDYMFVDLGTYDFSENGNTHTNEKYGIDSFAAGGVYAELDAAKAGKLYGVMPYNWYTTNHGNVLADAWYVGKVVYPSEFQDVNTQEKANEIYSFLYAESPVNEDIYETMTDNFGHEFGQISFE from the coding sequence ATGGATTCCTCAGAACCAGAAAATAAAGGAAATGAGGGAGATAATGGAGTGTTAACCATAACCGATTCTTATGGAAGACAAGTAGTAGTTGCCAACGAGATTGAACATACTATCTGTATAGGGGCAGGCACACTACGTTATCTGTGTTATCTAGGGGAACAGGATACAATTGTCGGAGTTGAAGACATAGAACAATGGAAAGAATCTATTGAGTCTCCTGAAAGACCATACAGGATCGCAAATCCCCAGTTCGGAGATTCTGAAAAATATCCCTATATTGGTGCTTTCAGGGGTAAGTATGACGCAGAATCCATACTGACCCTCAACCCTGCCCCGGATGTCATATTCTATAGTTTCTCCAATGCCGAAGATGCAGAAAAGTTATCTTCTGATGTCGGAATACCGGTAGTTGGTCTGAATTATGGTAATACCGGGGATGGAAACATGAAGCAATCCCTCCAGATTATGGGCAAGGTAATGGACAGAGAACAAAGAGCAAACGAAGTAATAACTTTCTTTGAAGAAGAAATTGCCGAACTCAATGAAAGAACTAAGGATAAAGAAACTCCCACTGCATATATAGCAGGAATTAGTTACCGGGGCTCACACGGCATTCTTTCCACACAGCCGGATTATCCTCCTTTTGAATATGTTAATGTCAACAACGTAGCCTCGAAAATCGGAAAAACCGGAGAATGGCAAGGCTATCAGGTAGGAGATGATGCCCTTTTTAATTGGGATTCCAAGCCGGGCATAGATTATATGTTCGTTGATCTGGGCACCTATGATTTTTCGGAGAATGGGAACACTCATACCAACGAAAAATACGGCATTGATTCTTTTGCAGCCGGCGGGGTTTATGCTGAGCTGGATGCAGCAAAAGCCGGCAAACTATACGGAGTGATGCCTTACAACTGGTACACAACAAACCACGGAAATGTGCTTGCAGATGCATGGTATGTAGGAAAAGTTGTCTATCCTTCAGAATTCCAGGACGTGAACACTCAGGAAAAAGCAAATGAGATCTATTCATTCCTCTATGCCGAATCGCCTGTAAATGAGGATATCTACGAAACTATGACCGACAACTTCGGTCATGAGTTTGGACAGATTTCTTTTGAATAA
- a CDS encoding FTR1 family iron permease, whose amino-acid sequence MLESFMITFREGLEALLIVGVILGYLVQTNRDYVNKYVYAGVGLGILSSLLAAVTFNILAIEFEGRNEALFEGVVMLLAALVLTSMIIWMLKESSNISANIRKNVDSKTEYGLMGLAFVSVFREGIETVLFMGAAAMNTETSTVLYGGLLGLAVSVVIAYLVFKSSYHLNLGMFFNLTSVFLILFAAGLTAHGIHELQEAALIPVFNEHLWDINHILSEDGIAGSLLKSLFGYNGNPSLLEVISYIGYYVALGIGIKGLNSKSKNGTVQTT is encoded by the coding sequence ATGTTGGAAAGCTTTATGATTACATTCAGGGAAGGCCTGGAAGCCCTTTTGATTGTGGGAGTTATTCTGGGTTACCTAGTACAAACAAACAGAGATTATGTGAATAAGTATGTATATGCCGGTGTGGGCCTTGGTATTCTTAGCAGTTTGCTGGCTGCAGTGACTTTCAATATACTTGCAATTGAATTTGAAGGCAGGAATGAGGCACTTTTTGAAGGAGTAGTGATGTTGCTTGCAGCTCTTGTGCTCACGTCAATGATCATATGGATGCTCAAAGAAAGCAGTAATATATCTGCAAATATACGCAAGAATGTAGATTCCAAAACAGAATATGGCTTGATGGGTCTGGCTTTTGTGTCTGTATTCAGAGAAGGTATTGAAACGGTACTCTTTATGGGTGCTGCGGCAATGAACACAGAAACAAGTACCGTTCTTTACGGCGGTTTGCTGGGACTGGCCGTTTCTGTGGTCATAGCGTATCTGGTATTCAAATCCTCATATCACCTGAATTTGGGTATGTTTTTCAATCTTACCAGTGTTTTCCTGATACTCTTTGCTGCAGGACTCACTGCCCATGGTATCCATGAACTTCAGGAAGCGGCTCTCATTCCGGTATTCAATGAACATCTGTGGGATATTAACCACATATTGAGTGAAGATGGAATTGCAGGGTCATTGCTGAAGTCCTTGTTCGGGTATAATGGAAACCCTTCATTGCTGGAAGTAATTTCATACATAGGTTACTATGTAGCACTTGGTATTGGCATAAAAGGTTTGAATTCAAAGAGTAAAAACGGTACTGTGCAGACTACATAA
- a CDS encoding AN1-type zinc finger protein yields the protein MSSGNNKEDKNKCWYCSESPTNMKYSYETGGEKRVNTEREGFLFKCKRCGHSFCVNHRLPEKHECPVSYEEFKSRQKSKVDYDPYEVVQPILRRNYPVNSKSDEARISYRTPTPSTQINEIYNPSRRNWILNNKILLLMILVILIAIVYYLFI from the coding sequence ATGTCTTCAGGTAATAACAAAGAAGATAAGAATAAATGTTGGTATTGTAGCGAATCACCAACAAATATGAAATATTCTTATGAAACTGGTGGTGAAAAAAGAGTCAACACAGAAAGGGAAGGGTTCTTATTCAAATGTAAACGTTGTGGACATTCTTTTTGTGTGAATCATCGATTGCCAGAAAAACATGAATGCCCTGTTTCATATGAGGAGTTCAAGTCTAGACAGAAATCCAAAGTTGACTATGATCCTTATGAAGTAGTTCAACCGATTTTGAGAAGAAATTATCCAGTAAATAGTAAATCAGATGAAGCTCGAATCAGTTATAGAACACCTACTCCCAGTACACAAATAAATGAAATATATAATCCATCCCGAAGAAATTGGATTTTGAACAATAAGATTCTTTTATTAATGATACTTGTAATCTTAATTGCAATCGTATATTATTTATTCATATAA
- a CDS encoding histidine kinase N-terminal 7TM domain-containing protein yields the protein MTPYALILLVSTIISAFVALTVWYRRTSAGGFTLFFLMLAIIEWQLCGAFESIVTSLPAKIFWSKVCYIGSLATPLLLFIFAIQYTKMEKWLTRKNIALLCTIPAAIFILTLTNEWHSLIWTSYTPASAFNTIIYGHGPGFWIMIAYNYLILLVATLILLFSGKSSRKIYRQQLELIIVALAFPWAGNILYLLDMGPFPGQDLTIVGFTLTGLILSFNLHQFKFLDLVPMARDRLMEKMNDGIIVVDNKERIVDVNPAAKEIFSNKPEKLLGKNIGQLFPDLNTKIERNDLFENVSREQEIWRNGLKSTYNINITPLDDKQGNPFGKLILLHNISELKKTEEILRESEEKYRAIVNNTHEMVYIYCGERFLFVNDRICEITGYTREEIDNMKVLDLVHPEEKEKIRQIIQKRADCEDAPATLETCIVTKNREKRQVEIAISNITYEGQYAALGSARDITERKENENVLVQAKMKAEEADRTKSEFMTTMSHELRTPLNSIIGFSQMLLEVPDSELSNAQNKYASNILKSGENLLHLINDILDISRVEAGKKEVEAEYFDIHQALDDVEMLIHPLALKKNIEVIIDCENANNLLYADMVMFKQVMYNLLNNAIKFTAEKGKVSVTAKSGENETSISIIDNGIGIPEDKKEMIFEPFKQIDSAKNRRYEGTGLGLALVRNYVEMHGGNVRVESEEGKGSTFIFTIPQQDIPGK from the coding sequence ATGACTCCCTACGCTCTAATATTATTAGTATCAACGATTATATCCGCGTTTGTAGCATTGACAGTGTGGTATAGACGTACCTCTGCCGGAGGGTTTACCCTTTTTTTTCTGATGCTTGCAATTATAGAATGGCAACTTTGCGGAGCCTTTGAATCAATTGTTACAAGCTTGCCTGCAAAAATCTTCTGGTCAAAGGTTTGTTACATAGGATCACTGGCTACACCTTTGTTGCTGTTTATTTTTGCAATCCAATATACAAAAATGGAAAAATGGCTTACCCGAAAAAACATTGCCTTGCTTTGCACGATACCAGCTGCCATATTCATCCTTACATTGACCAACGAATGGCATAGCTTGATATGGACAAGTTATACACCGGCATCTGCATTCAATACTATTATTTACGGTCATGGACCGGGATTCTGGATAATGATAGCATACAACTACCTGATATTGCTAGTTGCCACACTGATATTATTGTTTTCAGGAAAATCTTCCAGAAAAATATATCGTCAACAGTTAGAACTGATTATTGTTGCTCTTGCATTTCCATGGGCAGGAAATATCTTATACCTATTAGATATGGGACCTTTCCCCGGACAGGATCTTACAATCGTAGGATTCACCCTGACAGGACTTATTCTTTCATTCAACCTCCACCAATTCAAATTCCTTGACCTGGTCCCCATGGCTCGTGATCGGTTAATGGAAAAAATGAATGACGGAATCATAGTTGTTGACAATAAAGAACGTATAGTGGACGTAAACCCTGCAGCAAAAGAGATATTCAGCAACAAACCAGAAAAATTGCTCGGCAAAAATATAGGACAACTGTTTCCTGACCTGAACACTAAAATAGAGAGAAATGATCTGTTTGAGAATGTATCCAGGGAGCAGGAGATATGGAGAAATGGATTGAAAAGCACCTATAATATCAATATTACTCCACTTGACGATAAACAAGGAAATCCTTTCGGGAAACTTATTCTGTTACATAATATTTCGGAGCTGAAGAAAACTGAAGAAATACTGCGTGAAAGTGAGGAAAAATATCGTGCAATCGTAAACAATACCCATGAGATGGTCTACATCTATTGCGGAGAACGGTTTCTGTTTGTAAATGATAGGATCTGCGAAATTACAGGTTATACAAGAGAGGAAATCGACAATATGAAAGTGCTTGACCTGGTGCACCCTGAGGAAAAGGAAAAAATCAGGCAAATCATACAAAAAAGGGCTGACTGCGAGGATGCACCCGCAACTCTTGAAACCTGTATAGTTACCAAAAATAGGGAAAAAAGGCAGGTAGAAATTGCAATAAGCAATATTACATATGAAGGCCAGTATGCGGCACTTGGCTCAGCCAGGGATATTACTGAAAGGAAAGAAAACGAAAATGTGCTTGTACAGGCAAAAATGAAAGCAGAAGAAGCAGACCGCACTAAATCCGAGTTCATGACCACCATGAGCCATGAGCTCAGAACACCCCTGAATTCAATTATTGGTTTTTCTCAAATGCTTCTTGAAGTTCCCGATAGTGAACTTTCCAATGCCCAGAACAAATATGCTTCTAACATCCTGAAAAGTGGGGAAAATCTCTTACATCTCATCAACGACATATTGGATATTTCCAGAGTTGAAGCAGGAAAAAAAGAGGTTGAAGCGGAATATTTTGATATTCACCAAGCACTCGATGACGTGGAGATGCTAATACATCCCCTCGCCTTAAAGAAAAACATAGAAGTCATTATCGATTGTGAAAATGCAAATAATTTACTCTATGCGGACATGGTCATGTTCAAACAAGTCATGTACAATCTTCTCAACAATGCAATCAAGTTCACTGCAGAAAAAGGAAAAGTATCTGTCACAGCCAAGTCCGGAGAAAATGAGACAAGTATATCGATAATCGATAATGGAATCGGCATACCTGAAGATAAAAAGGAAATGATCTTTGAGCCATTCAAGCAAATTGATTCTGCAAAAAACAGAAGATATGAAGGTACAGGGCTGGGTTTGGCTCTTGTAAGAAATTATGTGGAAATGCATGGAGGTAACGTGCGGGTCGAAAGTGAAGAAGGAAAAGGCAGCACCTTTATTTTCACAATTCCACAACAGGATATTCCTGGTAAATAA